Proteins encoded within one genomic window of Arachis ipaensis cultivar K30076 chromosome B08, Araip1.1, whole genome shotgun sequence:
- the LOC107613755 gene encoding probable leucine-rich repeat receptor-like serine/threonine-protein kinase At3g14840 isoform X2, with translation MNFSPLFYFWLLAFCCFAFLANGATLVEDEVEVMKEIAKKVGKNDWNFSVDPCSGLENWNSSNAVKGMLINAVTCDCSFANANVTVCHVVSIVLKYQNLTGTLPSELVKLPYLQEIDLTRNYLNGTIPPQWGSMKLVNISLLGNRLTGSIPKELGNITTLKSLVLEFNQLTGELPPELGNLSQLERLHLTSNHFTGNLPATFAKLTKLNHVRLGDNQFSGTIPNFIQSWTTLQRLVVQGSGMSGPIPSGISLLKNLTDLRIADLKGPGSYFPPLSNLTNLETLVLRSCNLIGTVPDYLENVTTLKSLDLSFNKLSGTIPSSFSRLLNMNILYLTGNLFTGPLPNWIANPDYTDLSYNNFSIKEPELLTCQQGSVNLFASSMKEHNLGVVPCLGNINCSKPSYSLHINCGGKLITSSGNITYDEDTQEAGPARSLRAGSNWAVSNTGHFFDSSFGDYYTWSNTSKLTMNNAELYTNARVSALSLTYYGFCMRNGSYTVNLHFAEIMFTDDQTYSSLGRRVFDIYIQKKLVLKDFDIAKEAGGVCKAIIKKFTANVTSSTLEIRLQWAGKGTTAIPFGSVYGPLISAISVNPDFMPPVEKETNKSGSGISVGAIVVIVIAGALVIVFVFGISWRRGCSGQKDLQGLDLKTDVFTLRQIKTATNNFDIAYKIGQGGFGTVYKGVLSDGTVVAVKQFSSKSRQGNREFINEIGMISALQHPCLVKLYGCCMEGDQLLLIYEYMENNSLARALFAQEKGQLKLDWSTRRKICLGVAKGLAYLHGESRLKIVHRDIKATNVLLDKDLNPKISDFGLAKLDDDGLTHISTRVAGTYGYMAPEYAMRGYLTDKADVYSFGIVALEVVSGKSNNMNWQKEECFSLLDWALLLKEKGDLLDLVDERLGSDLNENEAMLIINVALLCSNFSSLHRPTMSSVVRMLEGKSAVQEAMPDTTQVFDEKKLEMMRNCYQQRGKHKIPDTHEHSTLIVETAAFMTNSEVHSANMDSSSWEESTR, from the exons ATGAATTTTTCTCCTCTTTTCTACTTTTGGCTTCTTGCTTTTTGTTGCTTCGCTTTTTTGGCTAATGGAGCTACTCTCGTAGAAGATGAAG TGGAAGTGATGAAAGAGATAGCAAAGAAGGTTGGGAAGAATGACTGGAACTTCAGCGTGGATCCATGCAGTGGATTAGAGAACTGGAACTCATCAAACGCAGTCAAAGGAATGCTAATAAATGCAGTGACATGTGACTGCTCCTTTGCCAATGCCAATGTTACTGTTTGCCATGTTGTTAGCAT TGTTCTAAAGTACCAGAATCTTACGGGCACACTCCCAAGTGAACTAGTGAAGTTGCCATACCTCCAAGAAAT TGACCTCACCCGCAACTACCTTAACGGCACAATTCCACCACAATGGGGCTCCATGAAACTTGTCAACAT TTCCCTTCTTGGAAATCGACTAACAGGTTCAATTCCAAAGGAGTTGGGAAACATTACCACCCTGAAAAGTTT GGTTTTGGAGTTCAATCAACTCACCGGAGAGCTTCCTCCTGAGCTTGGAAATCTTTCCCAGCTTGAAAGACT GCATCTTACTTCGAACCATTTTACTGGGAATCTACCTGCTACATTTGCTAAGCTCACTAAATTGAATCACGT TCGACTAGGCGATAATCAATTTTCTGGAACTATACCAAATTTTATTCAGAGCTGGACTACTCTTCAGAGGCT GGTGGTGCAAGGGAGTGGTATGAGTGGACCAATTCCTTCTGGAATTTCACTTTTGAAAAACCTCACCGACTT GAGAATCGCTGACTTGAAAGGACCAGGATCTTATTTTCCACCACTTAGTAACTTGACAAATCTAGAAACATT AGTACTGAGGAGTTGTAATCTGATAGGAACAGTGCCTGACTATCTAGAGAATGTGACTACACTAAAATCACT AGACCTTAGTTTTAACAAATTAAGTGGAACCATTCCAAGCTCCTTCAGTCGCCTATTGAACATGAACATACT GTACTTAACTGGAAACCTTTTTACTGGACCGCTACCTAATTGGATAGCTAACCCAGACTATAC AGATCTTTCATATAACAACTTCAGCATCAAAGAGCCAGAGCTGTTGACTTGTCAACAAGGAAGCGT GAACTTGTTTGCATCATCTATGAAGGAACATAACTT ggGAGTTGTTCCATGTTTGGGAAACATTAATTGTTCTAAAC CTTCATATTCTCTCCATATAAATTGCGGTGGGAAACTCATAACTTCTAGTGGGAATATTACATATGATGAAGATACACAAGAAGCTGGACCGGCAAGATCTCTTCGTGCCGGATCAAACTGGGCAGTTAGCAACACTGGTCACTTCTTTGATAGTAGTTTTGGGGACTATTATACATGGTCTAATACATCTAAGCTTACCATGAACAATGCTGAATTGTACACGAATGCACGTGTTTCTGCACTTTCTCTGACATATTATGGTTTTTGCATGAGAAATGGAAGCTACACAGTAAATCTCCATTTTGCTGAGATAATGTTTACAGATGATCAAACATATAGCAGCCTTGGAAGGCGTGTATTTGACATCTATATTCAG AAGAAATTGGTCCTAAAAGATTTTGATATTGCAAAAGAAGCAGGAGGAGTTTGTAAGGCAATCATAAAGAAATTTACCGCTAATGTGACCAGCAGCACCTTGGAGATTCGCTTACAATGGGCTGGGAAAGGGACAACAGCTATTCCATTTGGATCAGTATATGGTCCTCTAATATCAGCTATATCTGTAAATCCTG ACTTTATGCCACCAGTGGAAAAAGAAACTAACAAAAGTGGAAGTGGCATATCTGTGGGGGCTATAGTTGTAATTGTAATTGCTGGAGCACTTGTTATCGTCTTCGTATTTGGTATATCCTGGCGGCGAGGATGTTCAGGACAAAAAG ATCTACAGGGTTTGGATCTAAAAACCGATGTATTTACCTTGAGGCAAATCAAAACAGCAACTAACAATTTCGATATTGCTTATAAGATTGGACAAGGAGGGTTTGGTACTGTTTACAAG GGTGTTCTTTCAGATGGCACAGTAGTGGCAGTTAAACAGTTTTCTTCTAAATCGAGGCAAGGGAATCGCGAGTTCATAAATGAGATTGGCATGATTTCGGCTTTGCAACACCCCTGTCTAGTTAAGCTCTATGGCTGTTGTATGGAGGGAGATCAATTGTTGTTGATATACGAATATATGGAAAACAATAGCCTTGCTCGTGCTTTGTTTG CCCAAGAAAAAGGTCAACTGAAATTGGATTGGTCAACAAGGCGCAAGATTTGTCTTGGCGTTGCTAAAGGCTTGGCTTACCTCCATGGAGAGTCAAGGTTAAAGATAGTTCATAGAGATATCAAGGCCACCAATGTATTACTGGATAAAGATCTAAACCCAAAGATATCTGATTTTGGTTTGGCCAAGCTTGATGATGATGGACTTACCCACATAAGCACTAGAGTGGCTGGCACCTA TGGATATATGGCTCCAGAATATGCAATGCGCGGTTATTTGACGGACAAAGCAGATGTTTATAGTTTTGGAATTGTTGCCTTGGAAGTAGTTAGTGGCAAAAGCAACAATATGAACTGGCAAAAGGAAGAATGCTTTTCTCTTCTTGATTGG GCTCTTCTCTtgaaagaaaaaggtgatctaTTGGACCTAGTTGATGAGAGGTTGGGTTCAGACTTGAACGAAAATGAAGCAATGCTCATCATCAATGTGGCTCTTCTATGCTCAAATTTCTCTTCATTGCACAGGCCAACCATGTCTTCAGTGGTAAGAATGCTCGAAGGCAAAAGCGCAGTTCAAGAGGCCATGCCGGACACAACCCAGGTATTCGATGAGAAGAAGTTAGAAATGATGAGAAACTGTTACCAACAGAGAGGAAAACATAAGATTCCAGACACTCATGAACATAGCACCTTAATAGTTGAAACTGCTGCTTTTATGACTAATTCAGAGGTCCATTCAGCCAACATGGATTCTTCTTCCTGGGAGGAAAGTACTAGATGA
- the LOC107613755 gene encoding probable leucine-rich repeat receptor-like serine/threonine-protein kinase At3g14840 isoform X4, whose protein sequence is MNFSPLFYFWLLAFCCFAFLANGATLVEDEVEVMKEIAKKVGKNDWNFSVDPCSGLENWNSSNAVKGMLINAVTCDCSFANANVTVCHVVSIVLKYQNLTGTLPSELVKLPYLQEIDLTRNYLNGTIPPQWGSMKLVNISLLGNRLTGSIPKELGNITTLKSLVLEFNQLTGELPPELGNLSQLERLHLTSNHFTGNLPATFAKLTKLNHVRLGDNQFSGTIPNFIQSWTTLQRLVVQGSGMSGPIPSGISLLKNLTDLRIADLKGPGSYFPPLSNLTNLETLVLRSCNLIGTVPDYLENVTTLKSLDLSFNKLSGTIPSSFSRLLNMNILYLTGNLFTGPLPNWIANPDYTDLSYNNFSIKEPELLTCQQGSVNLFASSMKEHNLGVVPCLGNINCSKPSYSLHINCGGKLITSSGNITYDEDTQEAGPARSLRAGSNWAVSNTGHFFDSSFGDYYTWSNTSKLTMNNAELYTNARVSALSLTYYGFCMRNGSYTVNLHFAEIMFTDDQTYSSLGRRVFDIYIQKKLVLKDFDIAKEAGGVCKAIIKKFTANVTSSTLEIRLQWAGKGTTAIPFGSVYGPLISAISVNPDLQGLDLKTDVFTLRQIKTATNNFDIAYKIGQGGFGTVYKGVLSDGTVVAVKQFSSKSRQGNREFINEIGMISALQHPCLVKLYGCCMEGDQLLLIYEYMENNSLARALFAQEKGQLKLDWSTRRKICLGVAKGLAYLHGESRLKIVHRDIKATNVLLDKDLNPKISDFGLAKLDDDGLTHISTRVAGTYGYMAPEYAMRGYLTDKADVYSFGIVALEVVSGKSNNMNWQKEECFSLLDWALLLKEKGDLLDLVDERLGSDLNENEAMLIINVALLCSNFSSLHRPTMSSVVRMLEGKSAVQEAMPDTTQVFDEKKLEMMRNCYQQRGKHKIPDTHEHSTLIVETAAFMTNSEVHSANMDSSSWEESTR, encoded by the exons ATGAATTTTTCTCCTCTTTTCTACTTTTGGCTTCTTGCTTTTTGTTGCTTCGCTTTTTTGGCTAATGGAGCTACTCTCGTAGAAGATGAAG TGGAAGTGATGAAAGAGATAGCAAAGAAGGTTGGGAAGAATGACTGGAACTTCAGCGTGGATCCATGCAGTGGATTAGAGAACTGGAACTCATCAAACGCAGTCAAAGGAATGCTAATAAATGCAGTGACATGTGACTGCTCCTTTGCCAATGCCAATGTTACTGTTTGCCATGTTGTTAGCAT TGTTCTAAAGTACCAGAATCTTACGGGCACACTCCCAAGTGAACTAGTGAAGTTGCCATACCTCCAAGAAAT TGACCTCACCCGCAACTACCTTAACGGCACAATTCCACCACAATGGGGCTCCATGAAACTTGTCAACAT TTCCCTTCTTGGAAATCGACTAACAGGTTCAATTCCAAAGGAGTTGGGAAACATTACCACCCTGAAAAGTTT GGTTTTGGAGTTCAATCAACTCACCGGAGAGCTTCCTCCTGAGCTTGGAAATCTTTCCCAGCTTGAAAGACT GCATCTTACTTCGAACCATTTTACTGGGAATCTACCTGCTACATTTGCTAAGCTCACTAAATTGAATCACGT TCGACTAGGCGATAATCAATTTTCTGGAACTATACCAAATTTTATTCAGAGCTGGACTACTCTTCAGAGGCT GGTGGTGCAAGGGAGTGGTATGAGTGGACCAATTCCTTCTGGAATTTCACTTTTGAAAAACCTCACCGACTT GAGAATCGCTGACTTGAAAGGACCAGGATCTTATTTTCCACCACTTAGTAACTTGACAAATCTAGAAACATT AGTACTGAGGAGTTGTAATCTGATAGGAACAGTGCCTGACTATCTAGAGAATGTGACTACACTAAAATCACT AGACCTTAGTTTTAACAAATTAAGTGGAACCATTCCAAGCTCCTTCAGTCGCCTATTGAACATGAACATACT GTACTTAACTGGAAACCTTTTTACTGGACCGCTACCTAATTGGATAGCTAACCCAGACTATAC AGATCTTTCATATAACAACTTCAGCATCAAAGAGCCAGAGCTGTTGACTTGTCAACAAGGAAGCGT GAACTTGTTTGCATCATCTATGAAGGAACATAACTT ggGAGTTGTTCCATGTTTGGGAAACATTAATTGTTCTAAAC CTTCATATTCTCTCCATATAAATTGCGGTGGGAAACTCATAACTTCTAGTGGGAATATTACATATGATGAAGATACACAAGAAGCTGGACCGGCAAGATCTCTTCGTGCCGGATCAAACTGGGCAGTTAGCAACACTGGTCACTTCTTTGATAGTAGTTTTGGGGACTATTATACATGGTCTAATACATCTAAGCTTACCATGAACAATGCTGAATTGTACACGAATGCACGTGTTTCTGCACTTTCTCTGACATATTATGGTTTTTGCATGAGAAATGGAAGCTACACAGTAAATCTCCATTTTGCTGAGATAATGTTTACAGATGATCAAACATATAGCAGCCTTGGAAGGCGTGTATTTGACATCTATATTCAG AAGAAATTGGTCCTAAAAGATTTTGATATTGCAAAAGAAGCAGGAGGAGTTTGTAAGGCAATCATAAAGAAATTTACCGCTAATGTGACCAGCAGCACCTTGGAGATTCGCTTACAATGGGCTGGGAAAGGGACAACAGCTATTCCATTTGGATCAGTATATGGTCCTCTAATATCAGCTATATCTGTAAATCCTG ATCTACAGGGTTTGGATCTAAAAACCGATGTATTTACCTTGAGGCAAATCAAAACAGCAACTAACAATTTCGATATTGCTTATAAGATTGGACAAGGAGGGTTTGGTACTGTTTACAAG GGTGTTCTTTCAGATGGCACAGTAGTGGCAGTTAAACAGTTTTCTTCTAAATCGAGGCAAGGGAATCGCGAGTTCATAAATGAGATTGGCATGATTTCGGCTTTGCAACACCCCTGTCTAGTTAAGCTCTATGGCTGTTGTATGGAGGGAGATCAATTGTTGTTGATATACGAATATATGGAAAACAATAGCCTTGCTCGTGCTTTGTTTG CCCAAGAAAAAGGTCAACTGAAATTGGATTGGTCAACAAGGCGCAAGATTTGTCTTGGCGTTGCTAAAGGCTTGGCTTACCTCCATGGAGAGTCAAGGTTAAAGATAGTTCATAGAGATATCAAGGCCACCAATGTATTACTGGATAAAGATCTAAACCCAAAGATATCTGATTTTGGTTTGGCCAAGCTTGATGATGATGGACTTACCCACATAAGCACTAGAGTGGCTGGCACCTA TGGATATATGGCTCCAGAATATGCAATGCGCGGTTATTTGACGGACAAAGCAGATGTTTATAGTTTTGGAATTGTTGCCTTGGAAGTAGTTAGTGGCAAAAGCAACAATATGAACTGGCAAAAGGAAGAATGCTTTTCTCTTCTTGATTGG GCTCTTCTCTtgaaagaaaaaggtgatctaTTGGACCTAGTTGATGAGAGGTTGGGTTCAGACTTGAACGAAAATGAAGCAATGCTCATCATCAATGTGGCTCTTCTATGCTCAAATTTCTCTTCATTGCACAGGCCAACCATGTCTTCAGTGGTAAGAATGCTCGAAGGCAAAAGCGCAGTTCAAGAGGCCATGCCGGACACAACCCAGGTATTCGATGAGAAGAAGTTAGAAATGATGAGAAACTGTTACCAACAGAGAGGAAAACATAAGATTCCAGACACTCATGAACATAGCACCTTAATAGTTGAAACTGCTGCTTTTATGACTAATTCAGAGGTCCATTCAGCCAACATGGATTCTTCTTCCTGGGAGGAAAGTACTAGATGA
- the LOC107613755 gene encoding probable leucine-rich repeat receptor-like serine/threonine-protein kinase At3g14840 isoform X3 → MNFSPLFYFWLLAFCCFAFLANGATLVEDEVEVMKEIAKKVGKNDWNFSVDPCSGLENWNSSNAVKGMLINAVTCDCSFANANVTVCHVVSIVLKYQNLTGTLPSELVKLPYLQEIDLTRNYLNGTIPPQWGSMKLVNMFNSKGVGKHYHPEKFVSYWVLEFNQLTGELPPELGNLSQLERLHLTSNHFTGNLPATFAKLTKLNHVRLGDNQFSGTIPNFIQSWTTLQRLVVQGSGMSGPIPSGISLLKNLTDLRIADLKGPGSYFPPLSNLTNLETLVLRSCNLIGTVPDYLENVTTLKSLDLSFNKLSGTIPSSFSRLLNMNILYLTGNLFTGPLPNWIANPDYTDLSYNNFSIKEPELLTCQQGSVNLFASSMKEHNLGVVPCLGNINCSKPSYSLHINCGGKLITSSGNITYDEDTQEAGPARSLRAGSNWAVSNTGHFFDSSFGDYYTWSNTSKLTMNNAELYTNARVSALSLTYYGFCMRNGSYTVNLHFAEIMFTDDQTYSSLGRRVFDIYIQKKLVLKDFDIAKEAGGVCKAIIKKFTANVTSSTLEIRLQWAGKGTTAIPFGSVYGPLISAISVNPDFMPPVEKETNKSGSGISVGAIVVIVIAGALVIVFVFGISWRRGCSGQKGSLYKDLQGLDLKTDVFTLRQIKTATNNFDIAYKIGQGGFGTVYKGVLSDGTVVAVKQFSSKSRQGNREFINEIGMISALQHPCLVKLYGCCMEGDQLLLIYEYMENNSLARALFAQEKGQLKLDWSTRRKICLGVAKGLAYLHGESRLKIVHRDIKATNVLLDKDLNPKISDFGLAKLDDDGLTHISTRVAGTYGYMAPEYAMRGYLTDKADVYSFGIVALEVVSGKSNNMNWQKEECFSLLDWALLLKEKGDLLDLVDERLGSDLNENEAMLIINVALLCSNFSSLHRPTMSSVVRMLEGKSAVQEAMPDTTQVFDEKKLEMMRNCYQQRGKHKIPDTHEHSTLIVETAAFMTNSEVHSANMDSSSWEESTR, encoded by the exons ATGAATTTTTCTCCTCTTTTCTACTTTTGGCTTCTTGCTTTTTGTTGCTTCGCTTTTTTGGCTAATGGAGCTACTCTCGTAGAAGATGAAG TGGAAGTGATGAAAGAGATAGCAAAGAAGGTTGGGAAGAATGACTGGAACTTCAGCGTGGATCCATGCAGTGGATTAGAGAACTGGAACTCATCAAACGCAGTCAAAGGAATGCTAATAAATGCAGTGACATGTGACTGCTCCTTTGCCAATGCCAATGTTACTGTTTGCCATGTTGTTAGCAT TGTTCTAAAGTACCAGAATCTTACGGGCACACTCCCAAGTGAACTAGTGAAGTTGCCATACCTCCAAGAAAT TGACCTCACCCGCAACTACCTTAACGGCACAATTCCACCACAATGGGGCTCCATGAAACTTGTCAACAT GTTCAATTCCAAAGGAGTTGGGAAACATTACCACCCTGAAAAGTTTGTAAGTTACTG GGTTTTGGAGTTCAATCAACTCACCGGAGAGCTTCCTCCTGAGCTTGGAAATCTTTCCCAGCTTGAAAGACT GCATCTTACTTCGAACCATTTTACTGGGAATCTACCTGCTACATTTGCTAAGCTCACTAAATTGAATCACGT TCGACTAGGCGATAATCAATTTTCTGGAACTATACCAAATTTTATTCAGAGCTGGACTACTCTTCAGAGGCT GGTGGTGCAAGGGAGTGGTATGAGTGGACCAATTCCTTCTGGAATTTCACTTTTGAAAAACCTCACCGACTT GAGAATCGCTGACTTGAAAGGACCAGGATCTTATTTTCCACCACTTAGTAACTTGACAAATCTAGAAACATT AGTACTGAGGAGTTGTAATCTGATAGGAACAGTGCCTGACTATCTAGAGAATGTGACTACACTAAAATCACT AGACCTTAGTTTTAACAAATTAAGTGGAACCATTCCAAGCTCCTTCAGTCGCCTATTGAACATGAACATACT GTACTTAACTGGAAACCTTTTTACTGGACCGCTACCTAATTGGATAGCTAACCCAGACTATAC AGATCTTTCATATAACAACTTCAGCATCAAAGAGCCAGAGCTGTTGACTTGTCAACAAGGAAGCGT GAACTTGTTTGCATCATCTATGAAGGAACATAACTT ggGAGTTGTTCCATGTTTGGGAAACATTAATTGTTCTAAAC CTTCATATTCTCTCCATATAAATTGCGGTGGGAAACTCATAACTTCTAGTGGGAATATTACATATGATGAAGATACACAAGAAGCTGGACCGGCAAGATCTCTTCGTGCCGGATCAAACTGGGCAGTTAGCAACACTGGTCACTTCTTTGATAGTAGTTTTGGGGACTATTATACATGGTCTAATACATCTAAGCTTACCATGAACAATGCTGAATTGTACACGAATGCACGTGTTTCTGCACTTTCTCTGACATATTATGGTTTTTGCATGAGAAATGGAAGCTACACAGTAAATCTCCATTTTGCTGAGATAATGTTTACAGATGATCAAACATATAGCAGCCTTGGAAGGCGTGTATTTGACATCTATATTCAG AAGAAATTGGTCCTAAAAGATTTTGATATTGCAAAAGAAGCAGGAGGAGTTTGTAAGGCAATCATAAAGAAATTTACCGCTAATGTGACCAGCAGCACCTTGGAGATTCGCTTACAATGGGCTGGGAAAGGGACAACAGCTATTCCATTTGGATCAGTATATGGTCCTCTAATATCAGCTATATCTGTAAATCCTG ACTTTATGCCACCAGTGGAAAAAGAAACTAACAAAAGTGGAAGTGGCATATCTGTGGGGGCTATAGTTGTAATTGTAATTGCTGGAGCACTTGTTATCGTCTTCGTATTTGGTATATCCTGGCGGCGAGGATGTTCAGGACAAAAAGGTTCATTATATAAAG ATCTACAGGGTTTGGATCTAAAAACCGATGTATTTACCTTGAGGCAAATCAAAACAGCAACTAACAATTTCGATATTGCTTATAAGATTGGACAAGGAGGGTTTGGTACTGTTTACAAG GGTGTTCTTTCAGATGGCACAGTAGTGGCAGTTAAACAGTTTTCTTCTAAATCGAGGCAAGGGAATCGCGAGTTCATAAATGAGATTGGCATGATTTCGGCTTTGCAACACCCCTGTCTAGTTAAGCTCTATGGCTGTTGTATGGAGGGAGATCAATTGTTGTTGATATACGAATATATGGAAAACAATAGCCTTGCTCGTGCTTTGTTTG CCCAAGAAAAAGGTCAACTGAAATTGGATTGGTCAACAAGGCGCAAGATTTGTCTTGGCGTTGCTAAAGGCTTGGCTTACCTCCATGGAGAGTCAAGGTTAAAGATAGTTCATAGAGATATCAAGGCCACCAATGTATTACTGGATAAAGATCTAAACCCAAAGATATCTGATTTTGGTTTGGCCAAGCTTGATGATGATGGACTTACCCACATAAGCACTAGAGTGGCTGGCACCTA TGGATATATGGCTCCAGAATATGCAATGCGCGGTTATTTGACGGACAAAGCAGATGTTTATAGTTTTGGAATTGTTGCCTTGGAAGTAGTTAGTGGCAAAAGCAACAATATGAACTGGCAAAAGGAAGAATGCTTTTCTCTTCTTGATTGG GCTCTTCTCTtgaaagaaaaaggtgatctaTTGGACCTAGTTGATGAGAGGTTGGGTTCAGACTTGAACGAAAATGAAGCAATGCTCATCATCAATGTGGCTCTTCTATGCTCAAATTTCTCTTCATTGCACAGGCCAACCATGTCTTCAGTGGTAAGAATGCTCGAAGGCAAAAGCGCAGTTCAAGAGGCCATGCCGGACACAACCCAGGTATTCGATGAGAAGAAGTTAGAAATGATGAGAAACTGTTACCAACAGAGAGGAAAACATAAGATTCCAGACACTCATGAACATAGCACCTTAATAGTTGAAACTGCTGCTTTTATGACTAATTCAGAGGTCCATTCAGCCAACATGGATTCTTCTTCCTGGGAGGAAAGTACTAGATGA